The following proteins are co-located in the Streptomyces sp. DT2A-34 genome:
- a CDS encoding NPP1 family protein — translation MSQAVKTKGKTKRTSRLGKAALVLGSVAALTVGVTGSANAALLKPFGYMGDGAVKQEMFQPLFDYDEDGCYPAAAVDASGRLNGGLNNSGSLGGGCKSKHLGQANTYSRAKCDKGSGWCGVVYTLYFEKDQGVAGAVDKFGHRHDFEATVVWYHGNDQWPSYVSVSAHGNYTTKRFNDVEREGKRFKAVYHKDGSLPRGAFGTHSFRFAKAGERAEAWGNGSWDRPALVPYDTLWSKNRTAWNALAGSNWGNANFPLQDRDDHFRGTLNAAKPSGISFNAWS, via the coding sequence GTGTCGCAGGCAGTCAAGACCAAGGGCAAGACCAAGAGGACGTCCCGCCTGGGCAAGGCCGCCCTCGTCCTGGGCAGCGTCGCCGCGCTGACCGTCGGCGTGACCGGCAGCGCCAACGCCGCCCTGCTGAAGCCCTTCGGCTACATGGGCGACGGCGCCGTGAAGCAGGAGATGTTCCAGCCGCTCTTCGACTACGACGAGGACGGCTGCTACCCCGCGGCCGCCGTCGACGCGAGCGGCAGACTCAACGGCGGCCTCAACAACAGCGGGTCGCTCGGCGGCGGATGCAAGAGCAAGCACCTCGGCCAGGCCAACACCTACTCGCGGGCCAAGTGCGACAAGGGCTCCGGCTGGTGCGGCGTCGTCTACACCCTGTACTTCGAGAAGGACCAGGGCGTCGCCGGCGCCGTCGACAAGTTCGGGCACCGGCACGACTTCGAGGCCACCGTGGTCTGGTACCACGGCAATGACCAGTGGCCCAGCTACGTGTCCGTCTCCGCCCACGGCAACTACACCACCAAGCGGTTCAACGACGTGGAGCGGGAGGGCAAGCGCTTCAAGGCCGTCTACCACAAGGACGGAAGCCTCCCGCGCGGCGCCTTCGGAACACACTCCTTCCGCTTCGCCAAGGCGGGAGAGCGGGCGGAGGCGTGGGGCAACGGGAGCTGGGACCGTCCGGCCCTGGTCCCCTACGACACCCTGTGGAGCAAGAACCGGACGGCCTGGAACGCGCTGGCGGGCTCCAACTGGGGCAATGCCAACTTCCCCCTGCAGGACAGGGACGACCACTTCCGCGGCACCCTGAACGCGGCCAAGCCGTCCGGCATCAGCTTCAACGCCTGGAGCTGA
- a CDS encoding Ig-like domain-containing protein: MRRHTLPTATALAVLFSSVALVATGAGSAAADSSTSLPLKSTGDVVVDGVHQRVFISDPTAGQVLVTDYAGTVVGTVGSLPGVHGLELSPDSGTLYAAVADADAVVAIDTATATEAHRYATGTAGPEYVALTGGKIWFSYGAGGDGNIGSLDLSGTDPVVTLGQDTSRTFYDAPILDASAGAPGTLVAGAPSQSPVVLAVYDVSSGTASRTAYAFDPGNTGGGNLADLAVTPDGKDVITASGAPYYQAAYKLSDLSADGKYVTNTYPNAVDIAPNGDVAAGTFSWYDPDVHVFKQGVSTPLKQYDFPNTGTSSGTDTLAARGLAWAPDESKLFAVSKNDSDAYSLRVFDAPTKASTTLTADAPATATRAKPLTVTGALSSPVAFPAGTTLSVTRTDDESPAGKSLGTATVAADGSYSFTDTPPAGGKVTYTVTYAGDADHAGATAADSVTVAKTATTLTLNNNLKVYGYGSNVSFTAHLGTTYKNRTVEIWADPYGSDKPNTLVRKGTVDSAGNLTATVHLTRDTKVSARFTGDTRYSAKTTTNTVYTKVAISTSLTGAYKTATAWNAKYYYFRQSKDPVYNTTMTMYPGRKYQFQIQQFYSGAWHTTTTEYFGLDSYGKDSVLLDDNPPTGVRFRLRSSYIDTTSGDNVNATTYGGWKYFTFTR; the protein is encoded by the coding sequence GTGCGCAGACACACTCTTCCGACCGCGACGGCACTCGCGGTCCTCTTCAGCTCGGTCGCCCTGGTCGCGACCGGCGCCGGGTCGGCCGCCGCCGACTCCAGCACGTCCCTGCCACTGAAGTCGACCGGCGACGTCGTCGTCGACGGGGTCCACCAGCGGGTCTTCATCAGCGACCCGACCGCCGGCCAGGTCCTGGTCACCGACTACGCCGGCACGGTCGTCGGGACCGTCGGCTCACTGCCCGGCGTCCACGGCCTGGAGCTGTCGCCCGACTCGGGCACCCTGTACGCGGCCGTCGCGGACGCCGACGCGGTCGTGGCGATCGACACGGCCACCGCGACGGAGGCCCACCGCTACGCCACCGGCACGGCCGGCCCCGAGTACGTGGCCCTCACCGGCGGCAAGATCTGGTTCAGCTACGGCGCCGGGGGCGACGGCAACATCGGCTCGCTCGACCTGAGCGGCACCGACCCGGTCGTCACCCTGGGCCAGGACACGAGCCGCACCTTCTACGACGCTCCGATCCTGGACGCCTCCGCGGGCGCCCCGGGCACACTGGTCGCGGGTGCGCCGAGCCAGAGCCCGGTCGTACTCGCCGTGTACGACGTCTCCTCAGGCACCGCGAGCCGGACGGCGTACGCCTTCGACCCGGGCAACACCGGCGGCGGCAACCTCGCCGACCTCGCGGTCACGCCGGACGGCAAGGACGTCATCACGGCCAGCGGGGCCCCGTACTACCAGGCGGCCTACAAGCTCTCCGACCTCTCGGCGGACGGCAAGTACGTCACCAACACCTACCCGAACGCGGTCGACATCGCCCCGAACGGCGACGTCGCGGCGGGCACCTTCTCCTGGTACGACCCGGACGTGCACGTCTTCAAGCAGGGTGTGTCGACCCCGCTGAAGCAGTACGACTTCCCCAACACCGGCACCAGCAGCGGCACCGACACCCTCGCCGCGCGCGGCCTGGCCTGGGCGCCGGACGAGAGCAAGCTGTTCGCGGTGTCGAAGAACGACAGCGACGCCTACTCGCTGCGCGTCTTCGACGCCCCGACGAAGGCGTCCACCACCCTCACGGCCGACGCCCCCGCCACGGCGACCCGCGCCAAGCCCCTGACCGTGACCGGCGCGCTGAGTTCCCCGGTGGCGTTCCCGGCGGGCACGACGCTCTCGGTCACCCGCACGGACGACGAGTCGCCCGCCGGCAAGTCCCTCGGCACGGCGACCGTCGCCGCGGACGGCTCGTACTCCTTCACGGACACCCCGCCGGCCGGTGGCAAGGTGACCTACACCGTGACCTACGCGGGCGACGCCGACCACGCGGGCGCCACGGCCGCCGACTCGGTGACCGTCGCCAAAACGGCGACCACGCTGACGCTGAACAACAACCTCAAGGTGTACGGCTACGGCAGCAACGTCAGCTTCACCGCGCACCTCGGCACCACGTACAAGAACCGCACCGTGGAGATCTGGGCCGATCCCTACGGCTCCGACAAGCCCAACACGCTGGTCAGGAAGGGCACGGTCGACTCGGCGGGCAACCTGACGGCGACCGTCCACCTCACCCGGGACACCAAGGTCAGCGCCAGGTTCACGGGGGACACGCGCTACTCCGCGAAGACGACGACCAACACCGTCTACACCAAGGTGGCGATCTCGACCTCGCTGACCGGGGCCTACAAGACGGCCACCGCCTGGAACGCGAAGTACTACTACTTCCGCCAGTCCAAGGACCCCGTCTACAACACGACGATGACGATGTACCCGGGCCGCAAGTACCAGTTCCAGATCCAGCAGTTCTACAGCGGAGCCTGGCACACGACGACCACCGAGTACTTCGGGCTGGACAGCTACGGCAAGGACTCCGTCCTCCTGGACGACAACCCGCCCACGGGCGTCCGCTTCCGGCTCCGCTCCTCCTACATCGACACGACGTCGGGCGACAACGTCAACGCGACGACGTACGGCGGCTGGAAGTACTTCACCTTCACCCGCTGA
- a CDS encoding SpoIIE family protein phosphatase codes for MRAVSDGGAGPRGEGRRPQLLRVRGRSVAWVPPLLLLVGIVAVDFETSSDFRILSWMVLVPGIAAAICGVWGTAVFALLAPATYVAADAVLPHEYQAGLPDLVLAGIGGVLATLACAVRVRGEQRMLHMQDVAETIRRTVLRPLPAGWGGLDHAAVYLAADSEAKVGGDFYDIQIGLHGTRVILGDVQGKGLGAVEAAAALLGTFREAAYHEPDLTTVAVRLELRMQRHIRMGTALGKEEGDRFATAVLLGFPEERRDAMDAVVLGHETPLVVCPDGVRSLPPDRGLPLGYGGLAPADGPPPVLRVHLAPGETLLLTTDGVTEARNGDGAFYPLADEVAAAVAADPGLAQPRRLVAFVRERTLRHCGGHLEDDTTVFAVRRGDGARGNGMRGNGMRGDGARGNGMRGNGMRGDGARGNGMRGDGARGNGMRGDGARGNGMRGDGM; via the coding sequence ATGAGGGCCGTAAGCGACGGTGGAGCCGGCCCGCGGGGCGAGGGGCGTCGGCCGCAGCTGCTGCGCGTGCGCGGCCGCAGCGTCGCCTGGGTGCCGCCGCTGCTGTTGCTCGTCGGCATCGTGGCGGTCGACTTCGAGACCAGCAGCGACTTCCGGATCCTGTCCTGGATGGTGCTGGTGCCCGGTATCGCCGCCGCGATCTGCGGGGTGTGGGGGACGGCCGTGTTCGCGTTGCTCGCGCCCGCCACGTACGTCGCCGCGGACGCCGTGCTGCCGCACGAGTACCAGGCCGGCCTGCCCGACCTCGTCCTCGCCGGCATCGGCGGTGTCCTCGCCACGCTGGCCTGCGCGGTCCGGGTGCGCGGGGAGCAGCGCATGCTGCACATGCAGGACGTCGCCGAGACGATCCGGCGTACCGTGCTGCGTCCGTTGCCGGCGGGTTGGGGCGGCCTGGACCACGCGGCGGTGTATCTCGCGGCCGACAGCGAGGCCAAGGTCGGCGGCGACTTCTACGACATCCAGATCGGCCTGCACGGCACCCGCGTCATCCTCGGCGACGTGCAGGGCAAGGGGCTCGGCGCGGTGGAGGCGGCGGCCGCGCTGCTCGGCACGTTTCGTGAGGCCGCCTATCACGAGCCGGATCTGACGACGGTCGCCGTACGTCTGGAGCTGCGCATGCAGCGGCACATCCGGATGGGGACGGCGCTCGGCAAGGAGGAGGGCGACCGTTTCGCCACCGCCGTCCTGCTCGGCTTCCCCGAGGAGCGGCGGGACGCCATGGACGCCGTGGTCCTCGGCCACGAGACCCCGCTCGTGGTCTGTCCCGACGGTGTACGGTCCCTGCCGCCCGACCGCGGACTTCCCCTCGGCTACGGCGGACTCGCCCCCGCCGACGGGCCGCCGCCGGTGCTGCGGGTGCACCTGGCACCCGGCGAGACGCTGCTGCTGACCACGGACGGCGTCACCGAGGCCCGGAACGGGGACGGCGCCTTCTATCCGCTCGCCGACGAGGTCGCCGCCGCCGTCGCGGCCGACCCGGGGCTCGCGCAGCCGCGGCGCCTGGTCGCCTTCGTGCGGGAGCGCACGCTGCGGCACTGCGGGGGGCATTTGGAGGACGACACGACCGTGTTCGCGGTGCGGCGGGGGGACGGGGCGCGGGGGAACGGGATGCGGGGGAACGGGATGCGAGGGGACGGGGCGCGGGGGAACGGGATGCGGGGGAACGGGATGCGAGGGGACGGGGCGCGGGGGAACGGGATGCGAGGGGACGGGGCGCGGGGGAACGGGATGCGAGGGGACGGGGCGCGGGGGAACGGGATGCGAGGGGACGGGATGTGA
- a CDS encoding PLP-dependent aminotransferase family protein encodes MDDYRRLADRIADDITAGRLEPGQRLPPQRVFARRRGIAGSTAGRVYAELVRRGLVVGEVGRGTFVRAAPAGTGRALVETGATEAPVNLELNYPSAPGQSELLAPALAPLQRPDVLTEALRPAAANGTPAARQAAAALLATPGRRPAPDRILFTGNARQAIAATLASLVRPGGRLGVEPLTYPLVKEIAARLGIALVPLAADEGGVRPESVAAVHRRTPLSALYLQPTLHNPTSLTTSGERLRQLAAAVRALDIPVVEDRIWSFLTDDDPLAAHAPDLTHVVDGLSKRVAPGLTVGFVVVPEARLGAVAAAVRSGGWSAGRFAVEAATRWIGDGTVQRLVAAKRADAARRQRIVGEELRGFVVRSDPRAYFAWWELPAPWRADTFTAAAAAHGIAVTPGPAFVVDPNRTPDAVRLGLASVPEPDLRRALRTLAGVARGTP; translated from the coding sequence GTGGACGACTACCGGCGCCTCGCCGACCGCATAGCCGACGACATCACCGCCGGACGGCTTGAGCCGGGTCAACGGCTGCCTCCGCAGCGGGTGTTCGCGCGGCGGCGCGGGATCGCCGGGTCGACGGCGGGGCGGGTGTACGCCGAACTCGTCCGGCGGGGGCTGGTCGTCGGCGAGGTCGGCCGCGGCACCTTCGTACGGGCCGCTCCGGCGGGGACGGGGCGGGCGCTCGTCGAGACCGGAGCCACCGAGGCGCCGGTCAACCTGGAGCTCAACTACCCCTCCGCACCCGGCCAGTCGGAGCTTCTCGCCCCGGCCCTCGCCCCGCTCCAGCGCCCCGACGTCCTGACCGAGGCCCTGCGCCCGGCCGCAGCCAACGGCACCCCCGCGGCCAGACAGGCGGCGGCCGCCCTCCTCGCCACCCCCGGCCGGCGCCCCGCCCCCGACCGGATCCTGTTCACCGGCAACGCCCGCCAGGCCATCGCCGCCACCCTCGCCTCCCTGGTCCGGCCCGGCGGGCGCCTCGGTGTCGAGCCGCTGACGTATCCCCTGGTCAAGGAGATCGCCGCCCGGCTCGGCATCGCCCTGGTCCCGCTGGCGGCGGACGAGGGCGGGGTGCGCCCGGAGTCCGTCGCCGCCGTGCACCGCCGTACCCCGCTGTCCGCGCTCTACCTCCAGCCGACGCTGCACAATCCGACGTCCCTGACCACGAGCGGCGAGCGGCTGCGCCAACTGGCCGCCGCCGTCCGCGCCCTGGACATCCCCGTCGTCGAGGACCGCATCTGGTCCTTCCTCACCGACGACGACCCCCTCGCGGCCCACGCGCCCGACCTCACCCACGTCGTCGACGGCCTCTCCAAGCGCGTCGCCCCCGGCCTCACCGTCGGCTTCGTCGTCGTACCCGAGGCGCGCCTCGGGGCGGTGGCGGCGGCCGTACGGTCCGGTGGGTGGAGTGCGGGGCGGTTCGCGGTGGAGGCGGCCACGCGGTGGATCGGGGACGGGACGGTGCAGCGGCTGGTCGCGGCGAAGCGGGCGGACGCGGCGCGCCGACAGCGGATCGTGGGCGAGGAGCTGCGCGGATTCGTCGTACGGTCCGATCCGCGCGCCTATTTCGCCTGGTGGGAGCTGCCCGCCCCGTGGCGCGCGGACACCTTCACGGCCGCCGCGGCCGCGCACGGCATCGCGGTGACGCCGGGCCCCGCCTTCGTCGTCGACCCGAACCGCACCCCGGACGCCGTCAGGCTCGGGCTCGCGTCGGTTCCCGAGCCGGATCTGCGGCGGGCGCTGCGCACGCTCGCCGGCGTCGCGCGAGGTACTCCGTGA
- a CDS encoding alpha/beta fold hydrolase, which yields MSPFLAFEDKGVDSSPTPLVPLVLVHGHPFDRTMWTPQIETFSADRRVVAPDLRGYGASPVVPGITPLSDFARDIEALLDDLKVDTFVLAGLSMGGQIVMECYDRFPDRIRGLVLADTFPAAETTEGKRARNAMADRLLREGMRGYADEVLEKMVAPYADAEVKAHVHRMMTATPPEGAAAALRGRAERPDYRDLLTRVTVPALVVVGADDAYTPVTDAEAMHAALPDSTLRVIEGAAHMPNLERAGEFNAALGEFLTCVDDSR from the coding sequence ATGAGCCCCTTCCTCGCATTCGAGGACAAAGGCGTCGATAGCTCACCGACTCCCCTCGTCCCCCTCGTCCTCGTCCACGGCCACCCCTTCGACCGCACGATGTGGACCCCTCAGATCGAGACGTTCTCCGCCGACCGCCGGGTCGTCGCCCCCGACCTGCGCGGCTACGGCGCCTCCCCGGTCGTCCCCGGCATCACCCCCCTCTCCGACTTCGCCCGGGACATCGAGGCCCTGCTGGACGACCTGAAGGTGGACACCTTCGTCCTCGCCGGCCTCTCGATGGGCGGCCAGATCGTCATGGAGTGCTACGACCGCTTTCCCGACCGCATCCGGGGCCTGGTCCTCGCGGACACCTTCCCGGCGGCGGAGACGACCGAGGGCAAGCGGGCGCGGAACGCCATGGCGGACCGGCTGCTGCGCGAGGGCATGCGCGGATACGCCGACGAGGTGCTGGAGAAGATGGTCGCGCCGTACGCGGACGCCGAGGTCAAGGCCCACGTCCACCGCATGATGACGGCGACGCCCCCCGAGGGCGCCGCGGCGGCCCTGCGCGGCCGCGCCGAACGCCCCGACTACCGCGACCTCCTGACCCGGGTCACGGTCCCCGCCCTGGTCGTCGTGGGCGCCGACGACGCCTACACGCCCGTAACGGACGCGGAGGCGATGCACGCGGCGCTCCCCGACTCGACACTGCGGGTGATCGAGGGGGCGGCACACATGCCGAACCTGGAGCGGGCGGGGGAGTTCAACGCGGCACTGGGGGAGTTTCTGACCTGCGTCGACGACAGCCGATAA
- a CDS encoding protein kinase produces MSGSTPELPIVVLDALMPTAWRLVLNRRGSMVWEVEGPRGHHAVKVGYPIEATADWPAQPWTALAPAREGAVLYHLGFADFAYGEWEGGTWSFQPWCEGPDLYGLWEPCRRQGSSVAPHTGVALSCVEALAGLHAKGWAHGDVQPAHFIIGPERTHLIDLALARGGQVPEAYDFPFRGCLVHYEAPEIARSVLAIGEAEPTQEADVYALGASLLISATGRRAVEYPDDAPRPVQREAVAGGRRRPVKAPGELGELIEAMLSHAPEDRPTIYEVGKALS; encoded by the coding sequence CTGTCCGGCTCAACCCCTGAACTGCCGATCGTGGTGCTCGACGCGCTCATGCCCACGGCTTGGCGCCTGGTGCTCAATCGTCGGGGCTCCATGGTCTGGGAGGTGGAGGGTCCTCGGGGCCACCACGCCGTGAAAGTCGGCTATCCGATCGAAGCCACGGCCGACTGGCCCGCCCAGCCCTGGACCGCTCTTGCGCCTGCGCGCGAGGGTGCCGTGCTGTATCACCTCGGCTTCGCCGACTTCGCGTACGGCGAGTGGGAGGGCGGGACGTGGAGCTTCCAGCCGTGGTGTGAAGGGCCGGACCTGTACGGGTTGTGGGAGCCCTGCCGTAGGCAGGGCTCATCCGTCGCACCGCACACCGGCGTGGCATTGAGCTGTGTCGAGGCGCTGGCCGGACTCCATGCCAAGGGCTGGGCGCATGGTGACGTACAGCCCGCCCACTTCATCATCGGGCCGGAGCGGACTCACCTCATCGACCTCGCCCTTGCGAGGGGCGGACAGGTGCCCGAGGCGTACGACTTCCCGTTCCGCGGCTGCCTCGTGCACTACGAGGCACCGGAGATCGCCCGCAGCGTGCTCGCCATCGGGGAAGCCGAGCCGACGCAGGAAGCCGACGTCTACGCGCTCGGCGCCTCCCTGCTCATCTCCGCCACCGGCCGGCGGGCGGTCGAGTACCCGGACGACGCTCCACGTCCCGTCCAGAGAGAAGCTGTGGCAGGCGGCCGCCGCCGACCGGTGAAGGCACCCGGCGAGCTGGGCGAATTGATCGAGGCGATGCTCAGCCATGCTCCGGAGGACCGGCCGACGATCTACGAGGTGGGCAAGGCCTTGAGCTGA
- a CDS encoding endonuclease/exonuclease/phosphatase family protein produces MKNAATWSAGLLFLGVSVVVGCRVAGTDGITPVPQLLAFLPWLLVPTGLGLLLALFSRRWFGVVWAVALCGLLAWFIEPYGKTGEPGGPALVSFRVLTSNVEFGHATDALVSAVRREKPDLVFVQECEYTCDATLREALGTGYPHRAAQVAGGSAGSVVLSRFPLDPTDPVPGTMAMPGAVADVRGHVVRLQLAHPVPPLPGRTDLWRRELGELRDFAAGNAGDGGTPLVLAGDFNASQDHAAFRRILDTGLRDAARLTGHDRTPTWPARTTPAFGVQIDHVLLTADLSARTARFLDLPGTDHRALLVDVTLHQRG; encoded by the coding sequence TTGAAGAATGCGGCTACCTGGTCGGCCGGTCTGCTGTTCCTGGGCGTCAGCGTGGTCGTCGGCTGCCGGGTCGCCGGCACCGACGGCATCACCCCCGTCCCGCAGCTCCTCGCCTTCCTGCCGTGGCTGCTGGTGCCCACCGGACTCGGGCTGCTGCTCGCGCTGTTCTCGCGCCGGTGGTTCGGCGTGGTGTGGGCCGTCGCCCTGTGCGGGCTGCTGGCCTGGTTCATCGAGCCGTACGGGAAGACCGGTGAGCCGGGCGGGCCCGCGCTCGTCTCCTTCCGGGTGCTGACCTCGAACGTCGAGTTCGGGCACGCGACCGACGCCCTCGTCTCGGCCGTCCGCCGGGAGAAGCCGGACCTGGTGTTCGTCCAGGAGTGCGAGTACACCTGCGACGCCACGCTCCGGGAAGCCCTGGGCACCGGCTATCCGCACCGGGCGGCACAGGTGGCGGGCGGCTCGGCGGGGTCGGTGGTCCTCAGCCGCTTCCCGCTCGACCCCACCGACCCGGTCCCCGGCACCATGGCCATGCCGGGCGCCGTCGCCGACGTACGCGGGCATGTCGTACGGCTCCAGCTCGCACACCCCGTGCCGCCGCTGCCCGGCCGGACCGACCTGTGGCGCCGGGAGCTCGGCGAGCTGCGCGACTTCGCCGCCGGGAACGCCGGGGACGGCGGGACGCCCCTCGTCCTCGCCGGCGACTTCAACGCCTCCCAGGACCACGCCGCCTTCCGCCGCATCCTCGACACCGGCCTGCGCGACGCCGCCCGGCTCACCGGCCACGACCGCACACCGACCTGGCCGGCCCGCACGACACCGGCCTTCGGCGTGCAGATCGACCACGTGCTCCTGACCGCCGACCTCTCCGCCCGCACCGCCCGCTTCCTCGACCTGCCCGGCACCGACCATCGCGCGCTGCTCGTAGACGTCACGCTTCACCAGCGCGGATGA
- a CDS encoding FUSC family protein has product MSREFPIGRTPPDWLVRNLRPQPAPVNWPAVARAALAMALPLAIGLAVDRPSYGALAAMGALNGVISDTAAAYRVRIPTIAIPQLFGAVGVTVGSLVYGHGWVAVAAVTGVALVSGMISTIGAVASAAGLVLLLTCVVGAGLPMPGDWWLAPLLMSGGGLLVLLLALLAWPLRSGVPERAAVADTYRTVAELLATCGGGSTQAYDDARHNVTRSLNQSYDIVLAHRARHHGRSPELTRLLAQLNAITPVVEAAPAAHLSGTPLPPEVPDAVRHLAAAVETGHPGPTGPKLPTPTTETARAVDHALRHAAEVVTSPDVDPRGIDDRLGRPATLGTRAARALRGVTLSAASWRYGLRLALCIGLAQILVSLIPVPRSYWVALTITFVLKPDFGSVFSRALLRALGTVGGLVIAAAVLAEVPRGWWDVPVLLLLAPLIPAFTPRGYGYQTAAITPVILLLSDVLNRQGTALLLPRLVDSLMGCAIALVAGYLLWPESWHTRVGDRLADAVEDTARYVEGAFGPDAVDPPARARMRRRLYRDLSAIRTEFQRALTEPPPTGRRAAAWWPLVVAVERIVDATTAARVRVKYGATRPSAAEVTQVVRQLRELAEGVRNAETLYEVRTDLTGPADSVLEPLRQEVAAARAIASPH; this is encoded by the coding sequence ATGTCCCGCGAGTTCCCCATCGGCCGCACACCCCCCGACTGGCTGGTGCGGAACCTCCGGCCCCAGCCGGCCCCCGTCAACTGGCCGGCCGTGGCCCGCGCCGCGCTCGCGATGGCCCTCCCACTGGCCATCGGGCTGGCCGTCGACCGCCCCTCCTACGGCGCCCTCGCCGCCATGGGCGCCCTCAACGGCGTCATCAGCGACACCGCCGCCGCGTACCGCGTCCGTATCCCCACCATCGCGATCCCGCAGCTCTTCGGCGCCGTCGGCGTCACCGTCGGTTCCCTGGTGTACGGGCACGGCTGGGTCGCCGTCGCCGCGGTCACCGGTGTCGCGCTGGTCTCCGGGATGATCTCGACGATCGGCGCGGTCGCCTCCGCGGCGGGCCTGGTGCTGCTGCTGACCTGCGTGGTCGGCGCGGGCCTGCCGATGCCGGGCGACTGGTGGCTCGCGCCGCTGCTGATGTCCGGCGGCGGCCTGCTCGTCCTGCTCCTCGCCCTGCTCGCCTGGCCGCTCCGGTCGGGGGTGCCGGAGCGGGCCGCGGTCGCGGACACCTACCGGACGGTCGCCGAGCTGCTGGCGACGTGCGGCGGCGGCAGCACGCAGGCGTACGACGACGCCCGGCACAACGTCACCCGGTCCCTGAACCAGTCGTACGACATCGTCCTCGCCCACCGCGCCCGCCACCACGGCCGCAGCCCCGAACTGACCCGGCTGCTGGCCCAGTTGAACGCCATCACCCCCGTCGTCGAGGCCGCCCCCGCCGCGCACCTCAGCGGCACCCCGCTCCCACCCGAGGTCCCGGACGCCGTACGGCACCTCGCCGCCGCCGTCGAGACCGGCCACCCGGGACCGACCGGCCCGAAGCTCCCCACCCCGACCACCGAGACCGCCCGCGCCGTCGACCACGCCCTGCGCCACGCCGCCGAGGTCGTCACCAGCCCGGACGTCGACCCGCGCGGCATCGACGACCGCCTCGGCCGGCCGGCCACACTCGGCACCCGCGCCGCCCGCGCCCTGCGGGGCGTGACGCTCTCCGCCGCCTCCTGGCGCTACGGCCTGCGCCTCGCCCTGTGCATCGGGCTGGCCCAGATCCTGGTGTCCCTCATCCCGGTCCCCCGCTCCTACTGGGTCGCCCTCACCATCACCTTCGTCCTCAAGCCCGACTTCGGCTCGGTCTTCTCCCGCGCGCTGCTGCGCGCCCTCGGCACGGTCGGCGGGCTGGTGATCGCGGCGGCGGTGCTCGCGGAGGTGCCGCGCGGCTGGTGGGACGTACCGGTGCTGCTCCTGCTCGCCCCGCTGATCCCGGCGTTCACCCCGCGCGGGTACGGCTACCAGACGGCCGCCATCACCCCGGTGATCCTGCTCCTGTCGGACGTCCTGAACCGCCAGGGCACCGCCCTGCTGCTGCCCCGCCTCGTCGACTCCCTCATGGGATGCGCGATCGCCCTCGTCGCCGGATATCTACTCTGGCCGGAGAGCTGGCACACCCGTGTCGGCGACCGGCTCGCGGACGCCGTGGAGGACACGGCGCGCTATGTGGAGGGCGCCTTCGGCCCGGACGCCGTCGACCCCCCGGCCCGCGCCCGCATGCGCCGCCGCCTCTACCGCGATCTCTCCGCCATCCGCACAGAATTCCAACGCGCCCTGACCGAACCCCCGCCCACCGGCCGCCGCGCCGCCGCTTGGTGGCCCCTGGTCGTCGCCGTGGAACGCATCGTGGACGCGACGACGGCGGCACGGGTACGGGTGAAATACGGCGCGACTCGGCCATCAGCGGCGGAGGTGACCCAAGTGGTGCGTCAGCTGCGGGAGTTGGCGGAGGGGGTACGGAATGCCGAGACACTGTACGAGGTCCGCACCGACCTGACCGGCCCGGCGGACAGCGTCCTGGAGCCCCTACGGCAAGAGGTAGCAGCGGCACGCGCGATCGCGTCCCCGCACTGA
- the snpA gene encoding snapalysin has product MRTSFSLSARSAVTVGLGVAALGFGTVAPATAAPAAPVQAGYVVKSVESDGSRAFFEAVLKSVAEKRAANPRAAAVTVTYDASAAPTFSAQIARSTDIWNGSVSNVKFQEGSDADFTYREGNDSRGSYASTDGHGNGYIFLDYAQNKEYDSTRVTAHETGHVLGLPDHYEGPCSELMSGGGPGPSCTNSVPDANEKAKVEQLWANGFAAAMDKALHKAGR; this is encoded by the coding sequence ATGCGTACGTCCTTTTCCCTGTCCGCCCGTTCGGCGGTGACAGTCGGTCTCGGTGTCGCGGCCCTCGGCTTCGGCACGGTCGCTCCGGCGACGGCGGCCCCGGCCGCCCCCGTGCAGGCCGGTTACGTCGTCAAGTCAGTTGAATCCGACGGCAGTCGGGCCTTCTTCGAGGCCGTCCTGAAGTCGGTCGCCGAGAAGCGCGCCGCGAACCCGAGGGCCGCGGCCGTCACCGTCACCTACGACGCGTCCGCCGCGCCCACGTTCAGCGCCCAGATAGCCCGCAGCACCGATATATGGAACGGCTCGGTGTCCAACGTGAAGTTCCAGGAGGGCTCCGACGCCGACTTCACCTACCGCGAGGGCAACGACTCGCGCGGCTCCTACGCCTCGACCGACGGTCACGGCAACGGCTACATCTTCCTCGACTACGCGCAGAACAAGGAGTACGACTCGACTCGCGTCACCGCGCACGAGACGGGGCATGTGCTGGGGCTGCCGGACCACTACGAGGGGCCGTGCAGCGAGCTGATGTCGGGCGGCGGGCCCGGCCCGTCCTGCACGAACTCCGTCCCGGATGCCAACGAGAAGGCCAAGGTCGAGCAGCTGTGGGCCAACGGGTTCGCTGCCGCGATGGACAAGGCTCTGCACAAGGCCGGTCGCTAG